A single region of the Paraburkholderia sprentiae WSM5005 genome encodes:
- a CDS encoding YfhL family 4Fe-4S dicluster ferredoxin, whose amino-acid sequence MALMITDECINCDVCEPECPNDAISMGPEIYVIDPKKCTECVGHFDEPQCIQVCPVECIPRDPNHRETREGLMAKYHALQAAKGG is encoded by the coding sequence ATGGCCTTGATGATTACCGACGAGTGCATCAATTGCGACGTCTGCGAGCCCGAGTGCCCGAACGACGCGATTTCGATGGGCCCCGAAATCTATGTGATCGACCCCAAGAAGTGCACCGAATGCGTCGGTCATTTCGACGAGCCGCAGTGCATTCAGGTGTGTCCGGTCGAGTGCATTCCGCGTGATCCGAACCACCGGGAAACGCGCGAAGGCTTGATGGCAAAATATCACGCGTTGCAGGCTGCCAAGGGCGGCTGA
- the hisC gene encoding histidinol-phosphate transaminase: MSRYWSDIVHRLTPYVPGEQPALAHPVKLNTNENPYPPSPRVLDAIRRELGDTADALRRYPDPSARKLRETVAAYHGIRADQVFAGNGSDEVLALTFQALLKHDKPLLFPDITYSFYPTYAKLFEVDYRTVPLDDRFAINVDDYAVPNGGILFPNPNAPTGRPLPLAEIERLVASHPDAVTVIDEAYVDFGAESAIGLIDRYPNLLVVQTVSKSRSLAGMRVGFAFGDAALIDALNRVKNSFNSYPLDRLAQAAATAAYEDDAWFRECCAKVIASRERLAAELTALGFEVVPSAANLLFARHERYDAATLASQLREKEIFVRHFNAPRIDQYLRISVGTDAECDVLLDALRGIFSTYVG, from the coding sequence TTGAGCCGCTACTGGAGCGACATCGTTCACCGTCTGACCCCGTACGTGCCGGGCGAACAGCCCGCGCTCGCGCATCCGGTGAAGCTGAACACCAACGAGAATCCGTATCCGCCGTCGCCGCGCGTGCTAGACGCGATACGCCGCGAGCTCGGTGACACGGCCGACGCACTGCGCCGCTATCCCGATCCGAGCGCGCGCAAGCTGCGCGAAACGGTCGCCGCGTATCACGGCATCCGCGCCGATCAGGTATTCGCGGGCAACGGCTCGGACGAAGTGCTCGCGCTGACGTTTCAGGCTTTGCTCAAGCATGACAAGCCGCTGCTGTTTCCCGACATCACATACAGCTTCTATCCGACCTACGCGAAGCTGTTCGAGGTCGACTACCGGACCGTCCCGCTCGACGACCGCTTCGCGATCAACGTCGACGACTACGCGGTGCCCAATGGCGGCATCCTGTTTCCGAATCCGAACGCGCCGACCGGCCGGCCGCTGCCGCTCGCGGAAATCGAACGCCTCGTCGCGAGCCATCCTGATGCGGTCACGGTCATCGACGAAGCGTATGTCGACTTCGGCGCCGAGTCGGCGATTGGGCTGATCGACCGCTATCCGAATCTGCTCGTCGTGCAGACAGTGTCGAAGTCGCGTTCGCTCGCCGGCATGCGGGTCGGCTTTGCGTTCGGCGATGCGGCGCTGATCGATGCGCTCAATCGCGTGAAGAACAGCTTCAATTCGTACCCGCTCGACCGCCTCGCGCAGGCCGCGGCTACCGCAGCCTACGAAGACGACGCGTGGTTTCGCGAATGCTGTGCAAAGGTGATCGCGAGCCGCGAACGGCTCGCGGCGGAATTGACCGCGCTCGGCTTTGAGGTGGTACCGTCGGCCGCGAATCTATTGTTTGCGCGGCATGAACGGTACGACGCCGCGACGCTCGCGTCGCAGTTGCGGGAAAAGGAAATTTTCGTGCGGCATTTCAACGCTCCGCGCATTGACCAATATCTGCGGATCTCGGTCGGCACCGACGCTGAATGCGATGTGTTGCTCGACGCACTGCGCGGCATTTTCAGCACTTACGTCGGATAA
- the pth gene encoding aminoacyl-tRNA hydrolase has translation MIKLIVGLGNPGAEYTATRHNAGFWLVDQLAREASTTLRDERRFHGFYAKARLHGEEVHLLEPQTYMNRSGQSVVALAQFFKILPDEILVAHDELDMPPGSVKLKLGGGSGGHNGLKDISAHLSSQQYWRLRIGIGHPRDLIPESARAGAKPDVANYVLKPPRREEQEVIDASIERALAVMPQVIKGELERAMMQLHRNNS, from the coding sequence ATGATCAAGCTGATCGTCGGGCTCGGCAATCCGGGCGCCGAATATACCGCGACGCGTCACAACGCTGGCTTCTGGCTGGTCGATCAACTCGCGCGGGAGGCAAGCACGACGCTGCGCGACGAGCGGCGCTTCCACGGCTTTTACGCAAAGGCGCGGCTGCATGGCGAGGAAGTGCATCTGCTCGAGCCCCAGACGTATATGAACCGCTCTGGCCAATCGGTCGTCGCGCTCGCGCAGTTCTTCAAGATCCTTCCCGACGAGATCCTCGTCGCGCACGACGAGCTCGACATGCCGCCCGGCAGCGTCAAGCTCAAGCTCGGCGGCGGCAGCGGCGGCCATAATGGGCTCAAGGACATCAGCGCGCATCTGTCGTCGCAGCAATACTGGCGGCTGCGGATCGGCATCGGCCATCCGCGCGATCTGATCCCCGAAAGCGCGCGTGCCGGCGCGAAGCCGGACGTCGCGAACTATGTGCTGAAGCCGCCGCGGCGCGAAGAGCAAGAGGTGATCGACGCGTCGATCGAACGTGCGCTCGCGGTGATGCCGCAGGTCATCAAAGGCGAGCTGGAACGCGCGATGATGCAACTGCATCGCAACAACAGCTAA
- a CDS encoding 50S ribosomal protein L25/general stress protein Ctc — MKVVAFERSLQGTGASRRLRNSGKTPGIVYGAGADTQLIELDHNALWHALKKEVFHSSILDLEVAGKSQQVLLRDVQYHPFRQLVLHVDFQRVDASKKLHTKVPLHFLNQETNPAVKLSSAVISHILNEIEIECLPSALPEFIEVDLAKIEAGQSVHAKDIPLPAGVALVAHVDAENPVVAAATIPAGAIAGDAAAAEGGETPAA; from the coding sequence ATGAAAGTAGTCGCTTTCGAGCGTTCCCTGCAAGGTACGGGTGCGAGCCGCCGCCTGCGTAACTCGGGCAAGACCCCGGGTATCGTTTATGGCGCTGGTGCTGACACGCAATTGATCGAACTCGATCACAACGCCCTGTGGCACGCGCTGAAGAAAGAAGTTTTCCACTCGTCGATCCTCGATCTGGAAGTGGCTGGCAAGTCGCAACAGGTCCTGCTGCGTGACGTGCAATACCACCCGTTCCGTCAGCTCGTGCTGCACGTGGACTTCCAGCGCGTCGACGCGTCGAAGAAACTGCACACCAAGGTGCCGCTGCACTTCTTGAACCAGGAAACCAACCCGGCAGTGAAGCTGTCGAGCGCGGTGATCTCGCACATCCTCAACGAAATCGAAATCGAGTGCCTGCCGTCGGCACTGCCGGAATTCATCGAAGTCGACCTCGCGAAGATCGAAGCAGGTCAATCGGTTCACGCGAAGGACATCCCGCTGCCGGCAGGTGTGGCGCTCGTCGCCCACGTCGACGCGGAAAACCCGGTGGTCGCTGCTGCAACGATTCCGGCTGGCGCAATCGCTGGAGACGCTGCTGCTGCTGAAGGCGGCGAAACGCCGGCTGCTTAA
- a CDS encoding ribose-phosphate pyrophosphokinase: protein MSSHDGLMVFTGNANPALAQEVVKNLGIPLGKAMVSRFSDGEIQVEIQENVRGKDVFVLQSTCAPTNDNLMELMIMVDALKRASAGRITAAIPYFGYARQDRRPRSARVAISAKVVANMLEIAGVERIITMDLHADQIQGFFDIPVDNIYATPVLLGDLRKQNYENLLVVSPDVGGVVRARALAKQLNCDLAIIDKRRPKANIAEVMNIIGEVEGRTCVIMDDMVDTAGTLCKAAQVLKERGAKQVFAYATHPVLSGGAGERIAASALDELVVTDTIPLGEEARSCAKIRSLTSAGLLAETFSRIRRGDSVMSLFAES from the coding sequence ATGAGCAGCCATGACGGCCTGATGGTTTTTACTGGCAACGCAAATCCGGCGCTTGCACAGGAAGTCGTCAAAAATCTCGGTATTCCCCTCGGCAAAGCAATGGTCAGCCGTTTCTCGGACGGTGAAATCCAGGTCGAGATTCAGGAAAACGTGCGCGGCAAGGATGTCTTCGTCCTGCAATCCACCTGTGCACCGACAAATGACAATCTGATGGAACTGATGATCATGGTCGATGCGCTCAAGCGCGCATCCGCAGGCCGGATCACCGCAGCCATCCCGTACTTCGGTTATGCCCGACAGGATCGTCGCCCGCGTTCGGCGCGCGTCGCCATCTCGGCGAAGGTCGTAGCGAACATGCTGGAAATTGCCGGCGTCGAGCGGATCATCACGATGGATCTGCATGCCGACCAGATTCAAGGCTTCTTCGACATCCCTGTCGACAACATCTACGCAACGCCCGTGTTGCTCGGCGATCTGCGCAAGCAGAACTACGAGAACCTGCTGGTCGTTTCGCCGGATGTCGGTGGCGTGGTGCGCGCCCGTGCATTGGCGAAGCAGCTCAATTGCGATCTCGCGATTATCGACAAGCGCCGCCCGAAGGCGAACATCGCCGAAGTGATGAACATCATCGGTGAAGTCGAAGGCCGCACCTGCGTGATCATGGACGACATGGTCGACACGGCGGGCACGCTGTGCAAGGCCGCGCAGGTGCTGAAGGAACGTGGCGCGAAGCAGGTGTTTGCGTACGCCACCCACCCGGTTCTGTCGGGCGGCGCAGGCGAACGCATCGCCGCTTCCGCACTCGACGAACTCGTGGTCACGGACACGATCCCGCTCGGCGAAGAAGCCCGTTCCTGCGCGAAGATCCGTTCGCTGACGAGCGCCGGCCTGCTAGCCGAAACGTTCTCGCGCATCCGGCGCGGCGATTCGGTGATGTCGCTGTTCGCTGAAAGTTAA
- the ispE gene encoding 4-(cytidine 5'-diphospho)-2-C-methyl-D-erythritol kinase — protein MIETSNSLRDCLAPAKLNLFLHITGRRPDGYHTLQTVFQLLDWGDMLHFTRRDDGLITRRTEIADVPSEHDLTVRAATLLKAYTGSRDGVDIEIDKRLPMGAGLGGGSSDAATTLLALNRLWKLDLPRQELQDLALKLGADVPFFVFGKNAFAEGVGESLDVVQLPPRHFLVVTPRVQVPTAAIFSEKALTRDTKPLIITDFPAEHSCNTDWPESFGRNDMQQVVVGKYAEVAQVLRWFENIAPARMSGSGASVFAAFRSKAEAQAAQAKLPGEWNSAVAAGLDQHPLFAFAS, from the coding sequence ATGATCGAAACAAGCAATTCGCTGCGCGACTGTCTCGCGCCAGCGAAACTCAATCTCTTCCTGCACATCACCGGCCGTCGGCCGGATGGTTATCACACGCTGCAAACGGTCTTCCAGTTGCTTGACTGGGGCGACATGCTGCACTTCACGCGACGCGACGACGGTCTCATCACGCGGCGCACCGAAATCGCCGACGTGCCGTCCGAGCACGACCTGACCGTGCGTGCCGCGACGCTGCTGAAGGCTTATACGGGCTCGCGCGACGGCGTCGATATCGAAATCGACAAGCGCCTGCCGATGGGCGCGGGCCTCGGCGGCGGCAGCTCCGACGCGGCGACGACGCTGCTCGCGCTCAATCGCCTATGGAAGCTCGATCTGCCGCGTCAGGAATTGCAGGATCTCGCGTTGAAGCTTGGCGCGGACGTGCCATTCTTCGTATTTGGGAAAAACGCGTTTGCGGAAGGTGTCGGAGAATCCTTAGACGTTGTACAATTGCCGCCGCGTCACTTCCTGGTAGTGACGCCGAGAGTGCAAGTTCCGACTGCAGCGATTTTTTCCGAAAAAGCGTTGACAAGAGATACAAAGCCTCTCATAATTACGGACTTTCCTGCAGAACACAGCTGCAACACTGACTGGCCTGAAAGCTTCGGCCGGAATGACATGCAGCAGGTTGTCGTAGGAAAGTACGCGGAAGTCGCGCAAGTGTTGCGGTGGTTTGAAAACATCGCTCCAGCGCGGATGTCCGGATCGGGCGCAAGTGTTTTTGCAGCGTTCCGTAGTAAAGCTGAAGCGCAAGCGGCGCAAGCCAAACTGCCCGGCGAATGGAACAGTGCAGTAGCAGCGGGCCTGGATCAGCATCCACTCTTTGCTTTCGCGTCATAA
- the lolB gene encoding lipoprotein insertase outer membrane protein LolB: MRLSRLISFSGAPRAAALGFAAAAVVALAGCASVKPQGPSTSNAATELTAQTSRSYQGRFAIQYNDQNGQQRNAYGNFSWQETGDTVTLQLRNPLGQTLAIVTSSPASATLELPNRPPLTADNVSTLMQNALGFALPVEGLRYWLQPSPAPTSRAETEKDPEQPSRLKQITQDGWTIDYLAYANAPASGVKRLNLSRSEPPLDIKLVLDQ, encoded by the coding sequence ATGCGTCTTTCCCGTTTGATTTCTTTTTCCGGGGCGCCGCGCGCCGCGGCGCTCGGGTTCGCTGCGGCAGCGGTTGTCGCGCTGGCTGGCTGCGCGTCGGTGAAGCCGCAGGGGCCGTCCACGTCGAACGCCGCGACCGAACTCACTGCGCAGACGAGCCGCTCATATCAGGGCCGCTTCGCGATCCAGTACAACGATCAGAACGGCCAGCAGCGCAACGCCTACGGCAATTTCTCGTGGCAGGAGACGGGCGACACAGTCACGCTCCAATTGCGCAATCCGCTCGGCCAGACGCTGGCCATCGTGACATCGTCGCCGGCTTCGGCCACGCTCGAGTTGCCCAACCGCCCGCCGCTCACCGCTGATAACGTTTCGACGCTAATGCAGAACGCGCTCGGCTTCGCGCTGCCGGTCGAAGGGCTGCGCTACTGGCTGCAGCCGTCGCCGGCGCCGACGTCGCGCGCGGAGACCGAAAAGGATCCGGAGCAACCGTCGCGCCTGAAGCAGATCACCCAGGACGGCTGGACTATCGACTATCTGGCTTATGCAAATGCGCCAGCCAGCGGCGTCAAGCGCCTCAATCTGAGTCGCTCCGAGCCGCCGCTCGACATCAAGCTCGTGCTGGATCAATAA
- a CDS encoding tetratricopeptide repeat protein, which produces MNVSFVKLLLKRRARVSNVPPGVSARRMLGAAALAWWALAALPAHAQDPSPDSDDTSVTLPDPLGPATSEDEKSLPDVPLSSQIVFQVLAAEIALQRDEPAPAYQTYLALARDTHDPRMAQRATEIALAAQSPSDALAAAQLWQQYAPSSERAAQIDASLLVLSGKPDDASPILSQELAKVPDENRGSAILALQLLLSRGPNRVGGLHVLQDLLKNDMNRPEAQLAVARQQLLADDAPGARQSLEQALTIKPDYLPAALMLSQMGPEERKKGIASLEKYVQQNPKSHDARLALAQMYLASDRLDDAQKQFEIMRKANANDLTPLMALALIKIQQKNLAEAQTYLVQYAQQAEKTPGADAGQAYIYLAQLSLEQKNETAASDWLNKISPASQQYLAAQITRAQLLAKQGRTDEARQLLANLQSSDPRDVALIARTDAAILFDAKRYPEAEQRLQQATANFPDDPDLTYDYAMAAEKTGHYDIMEAQLRKLIQTQPDNPQAYNALGYSLADRNQRLPEADKLVEKASALAPNDAFIMDSVGWVKYRMGNTADAIKLLRKAYSLQPNAEIGAHLGEVLWKAGEQEQARAAFREARKLEPDNETLVKTLQRLQVNNL; this is translated from the coding sequence ATGAACGTGTCCTTCGTGAAGCTGCTTTTGAAGCGCCGCGCGCGCGTGTCCAACGTGCCGCCCGGCGTCTCCGCTCGCCGGATGCTCGGTGCAGCCGCGCTTGCATGGTGGGCGCTGGCCGCTTTGCCCGCGCATGCGCAGGACCCGTCGCCAGATTCCGACGACACGTCGGTCACGTTGCCGGACCCGCTGGGTCCGGCAACGTCTGAAGACGAAAAGTCGCTGCCCGACGTGCCGCTGTCGAGCCAGATCGTCTTCCAGGTGCTGGCCGCCGAAATCGCGCTGCAGCGCGACGAGCCGGCACCCGCCTATCAAACCTACCTCGCGCTCGCACGCGACACGCACGACCCGCGCATGGCGCAACGTGCCACCGAAATCGCGCTGGCCGCGCAGAGCCCATCGGACGCGCTGGCCGCCGCACAACTGTGGCAACAGTACGCGCCGAGCTCGGAACGCGCCGCCCAGATCGACGCGTCCCTGCTCGTGCTGTCGGGCAAGCCCGACGATGCGTCGCCGATCCTGTCGCAAGAACTCGCGAAAGTGCCTGACGAAAATCGCGGCAGCGCGATCCTCGCGCTGCAACTGCTGCTGTCGCGCGGCCCGAACCGAGTCGGTGGCCTGCACGTGTTGCAGGACCTGCTGAAGAACGACATGAATCGGCCGGAAGCGCAACTGGCCGTCGCGCGCCAGCAGTTGCTGGCCGACGACGCGCCGGGTGCGCGCCAGTCGCTCGAGCAGGCGCTCACGATCAAGCCCGACTATCTGCCGGCCGCGCTGATGCTGTCGCAGATGGGCCCGGAAGAGCGTAAGAAAGGCATCGCGTCGCTCGAAAAGTACGTGCAGCAGAATCCGAAATCGCATGACGCGCGACTTGCGCTCGCGCAGATGTATCTCGCGAGCGACCGTCTCGACGACGCGCAGAAGCAGTTCGAAATCATGCGCAAGGCAAACGCCAACGATCTGACACCGTTGATGGCGCTCGCGCTGATCAAGATCCAGCAGAAGAATCTCGCCGAAGCGCAGACCTATCTGGTGCAGTACGCGCAGCAGGCCGAGAAGACGCCGGGCGCCGATGCGGGCCAGGCGTACATATATCTCGCGCAGCTGTCGCTCGAACAGAAGAACGAAACGGCCGCAAGCGACTGGCTCAACAAGATCTCACCGGCGAGTCAGCAATACCTGGCCGCGCAGATCACACGCGCGCAACTGCTTGCGAAGCAGGGCAGGACCGATGAGGCGCGCCAGTTGCTCGCCAATTTGCAGAGTTCCGATCCGCGTGATGTGGCGCTGATCGCGCGCACCGATGCGGCGATCCTGTTCGACGCGAAGCGCTACCCCGAGGCCGAACAGCGCCTTCAGCAAGCCACGGCGAACTTTCCCGACGACCCCGACCTCACCTACGACTACGCGATGGCCGCCGAGAAGACCGGCCATTACGACATCATGGAAGCGCAGTTGCGCAAGCTGATCCAGACGCAACCGGACAATCCGCAGGCGTATAACGCGCTCGGCTATTCGCTCGCGGATCGTAACCAGCGCCTGCCGGAGGCGGACAAACTGGTCGAGAAGGCCTCGGCGCTTGCACCGAACGATGCGTTCATCATGGACAGCGTCGGCTGGGTCAAGTACCGGATGGGTAACACCGCCGACGCGATCAAGCTGCTACGCAAGGCCTACAGTCTCCAGCCCAACGCCGAAATCGGCGCACACCTCGGTGAGGTGCTGTGGAAGGCCGGCGAGCAGGAACAGGCGCGCGCCGCCTTCCGCGAGGCGCGCAAGCTCGAACCCGACAACGAGACTCTCGTCAAAACGTTGCAACGTCTTCAGGTAAACAATCTTTAA
- the mutM gene encoding bifunctional DNA-formamidopyrimidine glycosylase/DNA-(apurinic or apyrimidinic site) lyase produces MPELPEVEVTRRGIEPYVSGRKVERVDVRTAALRWPIPADLAKTLRGHVVRKVERRGKYLLFEIDAGWFIVHLGMTGTLRVLRHVPHPPAAAKHDHVDWIFDDFILRYRDPRRFGAVLWHPREDGDILDHPLLASLGVEPFSPAFSGALMHRLTRGRKVSVKQALLAGDIVVGVGNIYASESLFRAGIRPTTAAGRVSLVRYGLLADAVRVTLAAAIDKGGSTLRDFVGSDGESGYFQLDYFVYDRAGLPCRVCGTPIKQIVQGQRSTYFCPTCQR; encoded by the coding sequence ATGCCAGAGTTGCCAGAAGTCGAGGTTACCCGACGAGGGATCGAACCGTATGTGTCCGGGCGCAAGGTTGAGCGTGTCGACGTGCGCACGGCCGCGCTGCGCTGGCCGATTCCGGCCGATCTTGCGAAAACCTTGCGCGGTCATGTGGTACGCAAAGTCGAGCGGCGCGGCAAGTATCTGCTGTTCGAAATCGACGCAGGGTGGTTCATCGTGCACCTCGGCATGACCGGTACGTTGCGCGTTCTGCGTCACGTGCCGCATCCGCCGGCCGCGGCGAAGCACGATCATGTCGACTGGATCTTCGACGACTTCATCCTGCGCTATCGTGATCCGCGCCGCTTCGGCGCGGTGCTGTGGCATCCGCGCGAAGACGGCGACATCCTCGACCATCCGCTGCTCGCAAGCCTTGGCGTCGAGCCTTTCTCGCCGGCGTTTTCGGGCGCGCTGATGCATCGGTTGACGCGCGGGCGCAAGGTGTCGGTCAAGCAGGCGTTGCTGGCGGGGGACATTGTGGTCGGCGTGGGCAACATCTACGCGTCGGAAAGTCTCTTTCGCGCGGGCATCCGGCCGACCACCGCGGCGGGCCGCGTGTCGCTCGTGCGTTATGGACTACTGGCCGACGCGGTGCGCGTGACGCTCGCCGCCGCAATCGACAAGGGCGGCAGCACGCTGCGCGATTTCGTCGGGAGCGACGGCGAAAGCGGCTATTTCCAGCTCGACTACTTCGTCTACGATCGCGCGGGCCTGCCGTGCCGCGTGTGTGGAACGCCCATCAAACAGATCGTGCAGGGACAACGCTCCACGTACTTCTGTCCCACCTGCCAGCGCTAG
- the mutY gene encoding A/G-specific adenine glycosylase: protein MPDFAARLIAWQRQHGRHDLPWQNTRDPYRIWLSEIMLQQTQVSTVIPYYTKFLARFPDVAALAAAPSDHVMALWAGLGYYTRARNLHRCAQVVVEQHGGTFPASVEELAELPGIGRSTAAAIASFGFGARATILDGNVKRVLARVFGVVGFPGEKKVENAMWMLAESLLPSNASNAELSAYTQGLMDLGATLCVRGKPDCTRCPFAPDCVANLTGRQRELPTARPKKAVPTRRTWMLVLRDGNAVMLERRPPSGIWGGLWSLPEAADEASLAERARAFGSDGAVSPLASFSHVFTHFKLNIEPRLAELDRGVGALAALNDAHTAWVALSDLDSFGVPAPVRKLLDSLHGSLI from the coding sequence ATGCCCGATTTTGCCGCGCGTCTGATCGCCTGGCAGCGTCAGCATGGCCGCCACGATCTGCCGTGGCAGAACACGCGCGATCCGTATCGCATCTGGCTGTCCGAAATCATGCTGCAGCAGACCCAGGTGTCGACGGTGATTCCGTACTACACGAAATTTCTCGCGCGTTTCCCGGATGTCGCCGCGCTCGCCGCCGCCCCCTCCGATCACGTGATGGCGCTATGGGCCGGCCTTGGCTACTACACGCGCGCGCGCAATCTGCATCGCTGCGCACAGGTCGTCGTCGAGCAGCACGGCGGGACGTTTCCGGCGTCGGTCGAGGAGCTCGCCGAGTTGCCCGGCATCGGGCGCTCGACGGCCGCGGCGATCGCGTCGTTCGGGTTCGGCGCGCGCGCGACGATTCTCGACGGCAACGTGAAGCGCGTGCTCGCGCGCGTGTTCGGCGTCGTCGGTTTTCCGGGAGAGAAGAAAGTCGAAAACGCGATGTGGATGCTCGCGGAATCGCTGCTGCCGTCCAATGCGTCGAACGCGGAGCTCAGCGCGTACACGCAGGGCTTGATGGATCTTGGCGCGACGTTGTGCGTGCGCGGCAAACCGGACTGCACGCGCTGCCCGTTCGCGCCGGACTGCGTCGCCAACCTCACCGGCCGTCAGCGCGAATTGCCGACTGCGCGCCCGAAGAAAGCCGTGCCGACGCGCCGCACGTGGATGCTGGTGCTGCGCGACGGCAATGCGGTGATGCTCGAGCGGCGTCCGCCGTCGGGCATCTGGGGCGGACTGTGGAGTTTGCCCGAAGCCGCCGACGAAGCATCGCTGGCCGAACGGGCGCGCGCGTTCGGCAGCGACGGAGCAGTGTCACCGCTTGCGTCGTTCTCGCACGTATTCACGCACTTCAAGCTCAATATCGAACCGCGGCTCGCCGAGCTCGATCGCGGTGTCGGCGCCTTGGCCGCGCTCAACGATGCGCACACCGCCTGGGTTGCGCTCAGCGATCTCGATTCGTTCGGCGTGCCGGCACCCGTGCGCAAGCTGCTCGACAGCCTGCATGGTTCGTTGATCTAG
- a CDS encoding LON peptidase substrate-binding domain-containing protein has product MSSTPTVYADLPLFPLHTVLFPDGLLPLKIFEARYLDMARDCLREKAPFGVCMLKSGAEVAREEEPSVPETIGCLAEIDECDVEAFGMLLIRARGTKRFRLLSHRVEADGLLVGMAEPLADDLPLEGNELLAKFGACAEVLERIIATIRERDPDSLPFAEPFRLDDPSWVSNRLAEVLPIALRARQKLMELTDAGARIDVVHHYMQQHQLL; this is encoded by the coding sequence ATGTCCTCTACGCCTACTGTGTACGCCGATTTGCCGCTGTTTCCGCTGCATACGGTGCTATTTCCCGATGGCTTGCTGCCGCTCAAAATCTTCGAAGCGCGCTACCTCGACATGGCGCGCGACTGTCTGCGTGAAAAAGCGCCGTTCGGCGTGTGCATGCTGAAAAGCGGCGCGGAAGTCGCCCGCGAGGAAGAACCTTCGGTGCCCGAAACGATCGGCTGTCTCGCCGAAATCGACGAGTGCGACGTCGAAGCATTCGGCATGCTGCTGATTCGCGCGCGCGGCACGAAGCGCTTTCGTCTGCTGTCACATCGCGTCGAAGCGGACGGCCTGCTGGTCGGCATGGCCGAGCCGCTCGCCGACGATCTCCCGCTCGAAGGCAACGAGCTATTGGCCAAATTTGGCGCGTGCGCCGAAGTGCTCGAGCGGATCATTGCAACGATCCGCGAACGCGATCCGGACAGCCTACCGTTCGCGGAGCCGTTCCGGCTAGACGATCCGTCGTGGGTGTCGAATCGTCTCGCCGAGGTGCTACCGATCGCGCTGCGCGCGCGGCAAAAGCTAATGGAATTAACCGATGCCGGCGCCCGCATCGACGTCGTGCATCACTACATGCAGCAGCATCAGTTGCTGTGA
- the rapZ gene encoding RNase adapter RapZ: MRIILITGISGSGKSVALNALEDAGYYCVDNLPPRFLQQLATYLAADGQDRLAVAIDARSSSSLDEMPAMIHDLKRSHDVRVLFLSASTQSLIQRFSETRRRHPLSGSPAHDADVGLLTSLAEAIERERELVAGLAEFGHQIDTSNLRANVLRAWVKRFIEQEDAGLVLMFESFGFKRGVPLDADFVFDVRTLPNPYYDHELRPLTGLDKPVMDFLDAQPVVHEMIDDIEKYLSKWLPHFRDDNRSYLTVAIGCTGGQHRSVFIAETLAARLATSANVIVRHRDAPVDVGESSKLVA; this comes from the coding sequence ATGCGCATAATCCTGATCACCGGTATCTCCGGCTCCGGCAAATCGGTTGCCCTGAACGCGCTCGAAGACGCGGGCTATTACTGCGTCGACAATCTGCCGCCGCGTTTTCTGCAGCAACTCGCCACCTACCTCGCCGCGGACGGCCAGGATCGTCTCGCGGTCGCGATCGACGCGCGCTCCAGTTCGTCGCTCGACGAAATGCCCGCGATGATCCACGACCTCAAGCGTTCGCACGACGTGCGCGTGCTGTTCCTGAGCGCGAGCACGCAGTCGCTGATTCAACGCTTTTCCGAAACACGTCGCCGCCATCCGCTGTCCGGCTCGCCCGCGCACGACGCGGACGTGGGCCTGCTCACGTCGCTCGCCGAAGCGATCGAACGCGAGCGCGAACTGGTTGCGGGACTTGCCGAATTCGGCCATCAGATCGACACGAGCAATCTGCGCGCGAATGTGCTGCGCGCATGGGTCAAGCGCTTCATCGAGCAGGAGGACGCGGGGCTCGTGCTGATGTTCGAGTCGTTTGGCTTCAAGCGCGGCGTACCGCTCGACGCGGATTTCGTATTCGACGTACGCACCCTGCCGAACCCATACTACGATCATGAATTGAGGCCGCTCACCGGCCTCGACAAACCGGTGATGGATTTTCTTGATGCCCAGCCGGTCGTCCACGAGATGATCGACGACATCGAGAAGTATCTGTCCAAGTGGCTGCCGCATTTCCGCGACGACAATCGCAGCTATCTGACCGTCGCAATCGGTTGCACGGGCGGCCAGCACCGCTCAGTATTCATCGCGGAGACGCTTGCCGCGCGTCTCGCAACATCGGCGAATGTGATTGTGCGGCATCGCGATGCGCCGGTCGACGTCGGCGAATCATCGAAGCTGGTGGCTTAA